TGGTCTCCCATTTCGTTCCTCCGAGTCGGCGATCACGCGGCGCGCCCGAGCCGCGCCGCCGCGTTCGTGAGGATCACGCTCCGGCCTGCGTCTCCGGCAGCGGCGCCGTGATGTCGAGATCGGCGTAGGCGCCGAGACGCAGGCTCGAGCGCTCACCCCGGCTCAGCCGGTACGCCCCGGCCACGGCGATCATCGCGGCGTTGTCCGTGCAGAGCGCGAGCGGCGGAATCCGCAGCGGCACCCCCAGATCGCCGGCCGCCTCCGTCATGCGGCTGCGCAGCAGCACGTTGGCCGCGACGCCGCCGGCGACGATGATCGTCCGCGCCCCCCGCCGGCGGGCGGCGCGCATCGTCTTGTCCACCAGCACGCGCGTCACGACGTCTTGGAACGCCGCGGCGATGCCGGCCGTCGACCCGCGCCGCCGCTCGACCCCGTCTGGCGCGGGGCGAGCGGCGGCCCGCAGCACCGCCGTCTTGAGCCCGCTGAACGAAAAATCGAGGGTCGTCTCGTCGGGAAACGGCAGCGGCAGGGTCACCCCGTCCTCGCGGCCGCCTCCGGCGGCGTCCTGGATCGCGGGCCCGCCGGGGTAGCCGAGTCCAAGCGCGCGGGCCGCTTTGTCGAAGGCCTCGCCGGCCGCGTCGTCGCGCGTGCGGCCGAGCATCTCGTAGACGCCGTGATCGCGCATGAGGAGCAGATCGGTGTGCGCGCCGGACACGATGAGGACCAC
Above is a window of bacterium DNA encoding:
- the tsaD gene encoding tRNA (adenosine(37)-N6)-threonylcarbamoyltransferase complex transferase subunit TsaD translates to MHPARDRAPSIVRILGIETSCDETAAAVLEWSPSARPSGPAQSGGGAAGALRSNVVASQVDLHARYGGVVPELASRRHLERLGPVIDEALDRAGTEFEAVDAIAVTCGPGLVGALTVGVAAAKSFALALGRPLIGVNHVEGHIYANFLEHPDLALPAVVLIVSGAHTDLLLMRDHGVYEMLGRTRDDAAGEAFDKAARALGLGYPGGPAIQDAAGGGREDGVTLPLPFPDETTLDFSFSGLKTAVLRAAARPAPDGVERRRGSTAGIAAAFQDVVTRVLVDKTMRAARRRGARTIIVAGGVAANVLLRSRMTEAAGDLGVPLRIPPLALCTDNAAMIAVAGAYRLSRGERSSLRLGAYADLDITAPLPETQAGA